The following proteins are co-located in the Shouchella hunanensis genome:
- a CDS encoding cell division protein SepF, translating to MGFKSKFKTYFNLDDHVEEVERYVDEPEKEERTMPNRFQSNESKEKDTQTNIVSLKSVQQHAKMTLIEPRSYDESQDIADQLKNRKTVVINLQRMEHDQALRVVDFLSGTVYAIGGDIQKVGASIFICAPDNVEISGSISDIANQL from the coding sequence ATGGGCTTTAAGTCAAAGTTTAAAACATACTTTAATTTAGATGACCATGTCGAAGAAGTCGAACGCTATGTCGATGAGCCGGAAAAAGAGGAGCGGACGATGCCAAATCGTTTTCAAAGTAATGAATCAAAAGAAAAAGACACGCAAACAAATATCGTTAGTTTAAAAAGCGTCCAGCAACATGCGAAGATGACTCTCATTGAACCGCGTTCTTATGATGAAAGTCAAGACATTGCGGACCAATTAAAAAATCGGAAAACAGTCGTTATTAATTTACAAAGAATGGAACACGACCAAGCATTACGGGTAGTAGATTTTTTAAGTGGAACCGTATATGCTATTGGAGGAGACATCCAAAAAGTCGGGGCAAGCATTTTTATTTGTGCGCCGGATAATGTGGAAATATCAGGATCGATTAGTGATATTGCCAATCAATTGTGA
- a CDS encoding RluA family pseudouridine synthase gives MKQWIVDETQQNERIDKVIVSLHGDTSRTHVQKWIQDGHVKVNNQLVKANYKVQEEDTIELEEPEVQSTEIKAENIPLDVVYEDQDVIVVNKPRGMVVHPAPGHYTGTLVHALLYHCHDLSGINGEARPGIVHRIDKDTSGLIVAAKNDHAHEHLSQQLMNKTTIRHYKAIVHGVLSHKKGTIDAPIGRDQKDRQKMAVTDKNSKPAVTHFTLEETFQAYSYVTCELETGRTHQIRVHFHYIEHPLAGDPKYGYKKTLPIEGQALHAETLGFVHPRTGEDCLFTAPLPSDMVELLEDLRKQD, from the coding sequence ATGAAACAATGGATTGTAGATGAAACGCAACAAAACGAACGAATTGATAAAGTCATTGTATCGCTACACGGAGACACATCAAGAACCCATGTTCAAAAATGGATTCAAGATGGACATGTGAAAGTAAACAATCAGCTTGTAAAAGCCAATTACAAAGTCCAAGAAGAAGACACAATTGAGCTTGAAGAACCTGAAGTTCAGTCAACGGAAATTAAAGCAGAGAATATCCCCCTTGACGTTGTGTATGAGGATCAGGACGTGATCGTTGTAAATAAACCAAGGGGAATGGTGGTTCATCCAGCACCTGGTCATTATACGGGAACGCTCGTACATGCACTTCTGTATCACTGTCATGATCTATCAGGCATCAATGGTGAAGCTCGTCCGGGAATTGTGCATCGCATTGATAAAGATACGTCTGGTCTTATTGTGGCGGCAAAAAATGATCATGCTCATGAACATTTATCTCAACAACTAATGAATAAAACAACGATCCGTCATTATAAAGCAATTGTACATGGTGTGCTTTCTCATAAAAAAGGAACCATTGATGCACCAATTGGAAGAGATCAAAAGGATCGGCAAAAAATGGCTGTTACCGATAAGAACAGCAAACCGGCAGTAACCCATTTCACCCTTGAAGAGACGTTCCAAGCATATTCATACGTAACGTGTGAACTCGAAACAGGGCGGACTCACCAAATTCGTGTTCATTTCCATTATATTGAACACCCGCTTGCTGGAGATCCAAAATATGGATATAAAAAGACGTTACCAATTGAAGGCCAAGCATTACACGCTGAAACACTTGGCTTTGTTCATCCACGCACAGGCGAAGATTGTCTGTTTACGGCTCCATTGCCTTCAGATATGGTTGAACTACTGGAAGATTTGCGAAAACAAGATTGA
- a CDS encoding DivIVA domain-containing protein, translating to MPLTPLDIHNKEFTRSFRGYDEDEVNEFLDQIIKDYEAVLREKKELFEQVNTQDEKLAHFHNIEETLNKSIMVAQEAADDLRSNAQKEAQLIVKESEKNANRIVNEALSKSRKVMMEMEELKKQASVYKMRFKMLIEAQMEMLQTDDWEQFAGSDDEFNEEELLKEFEEQESKS from the coding sequence TTGCCATTAACACCGTTAGATATTCATAATAAGGAATTTACACGCTCGTTTCGTGGTTATGATGAAGATGAGGTAAACGAATTTTTAGATCAAATTATTAAAGATTATGAAGCTGTTCTCCGAGAAAAGAAAGAATTGTTTGAGCAAGTGAATACGCAAGACGAAAAACTAGCTCATTTTCACAATATCGAGGAAACGTTAAATAAATCCATTATGGTGGCGCAAGAAGCTGCAGATGACTTACGTTCAAACGCGCAAAAAGAAGCGCAATTAATTGTTAAGGAATCAGAAAAGAACGCAAATCGTATTGTGAATGAAGCACTAAGCAAATCAAGAAAAGTAATGATGGAAATGGAAGAGCTAAAAAAGCAAGCTTCTGTTTACAAAATGCGTTTTAAAATGTTAATCGAAGCACAAATGGAAATGCTTCAAACCGATGATTGGGAGCAATTTGCCGGAAGCGACGATGAGTTCAATGAAGAAGAATTGTTGAAGGAATTTGAAGAGCAAGAAAGCAAATCGTAA
- a CDS encoding RNA-binding protein: protein MYEHFRPEERPFIDQVNDLVESVTLYHQERLTDFLDPRQQDIMSSLIGKHTDCELLFNGGSPGCERKRAIIRPSYLKGEKPKWELTFLKATFSSKFVTLSHRDVLGALMNSGLKREKFGDIIVQEDSFTFATAVDTAVYVRATLDQVGKTSITLEEADTIDVEEERWQTDHVLVSSWRLDTVLAAVYHLSRSKSVEAITKGYVKVNWKPVDQSSYSLSVGDYLSLRGYGRAKVLEENGQTKKDKVRLTVGRKK from the coding sequence ATGTACGAACACTTTCGACCAGAAGAGCGTCCTTTTATTGATCAAGTAAACGACCTAGTGGAGTCCGTCACCTTGTATCATCAAGAGCGGCTGACGGATTTTCTAGATCCCAGGCAACAAGACATCATGTCTTCACTAATTGGTAAACATACTGATTGTGAGCTACTTTTTAATGGTGGCTCACCAGGTTGTGAGCGAAAAAGGGCGATCATAAGACCGAGCTATTTAAAAGGTGAGAAACCAAAATGGGAGCTGACTTTTTTAAAAGCAACGTTTTCCTCTAAATTTGTTACGCTCTCGCACCGAGATGTGCTTGGCGCGCTTATGAATAGCGGCTTAAAGCGTGAAAAGTTTGGTGACATTATCGTTCAAGAAGATTCGTTTACGTTTGCAACGGCTGTCGATACAGCAGTGTACGTGCGTGCGACTCTTGACCAAGTTGGTAAAACATCAATAACACTTGAAGAAGCAGACACAATTGATGTTGAAGAAGAGCGCTGGCAAACGGATCATGTGCTTGTATCATCATGGCGCTTAGATACTGTACTCGCTGCAGTGTATCATCTCTCTCGTTCGAAAAGTGTCGAAGCGATTACAAAGGGATACGTAAAAGTCAATTGGAAGCCAGTTGATCAGTCTTCGTACAGTTTGTCTGTTGGCGATTATCTCTCATTAAGAGGGTATGGTCGTGCAAAAGTGTTAGAAGAAAATGGACAAACGAAGAAAGATAAGGTACGTTTAACAGTAGGAAGAAAGAAGTAA
- the sigG gene encoding RNA polymerase sporulation sigma factor SigG has protein sequence MARNKVEICGVDTSKLPVLKNLEMRELFSQLQSGYEPARDTLINGNLRLVLSVIQRFNNRGENVDDLFQVGCIGLMKSIDNFDLSQNVKFSTYAVPMIIGEIRRYLRDNNPIRVSRSLRDIAYKALQVRDQMMAEKKRENEPTVQEIAAVLDVPKEDIVFALDAIQDPVSLFEPIYNDGGDPIFVMDQISDERNKDVNWVEEIALKEAMIRLNDREKVILNMRFFQGKTQMEVADEIGISQAQVSRLEKGAIHQMNKHIES, from the coding sequence TTGGCTCGAAATAAAGTAGAAATCTGTGGAGTAGATACATCAAAACTGCCGGTTTTAAAAAATCTGGAGATGCGAGAATTATTTTCACAGCTCCAGTCTGGTTATGAGCCAGCAAGGGATACGTTAATAAATGGAAATCTTCGTTTAGTCCTTAGTGTCATTCAGCGCTTTAATAACCGTGGCGAGAATGTGGATGACTTATTTCAAGTCGGTTGTATTGGTTTAATGAAATCAATTGACAACTTTGACTTAAGTCAAAATGTTAAGTTTTCTACGTATGCAGTGCCAATGATTATTGGTGAGATACGCCGGTACTTAAGGGATAACAATCCTATTCGTGTGTCACGTTCATTAAGAGATATTGCTTATAAAGCATTACAAGTTCGGGATCAGATGATGGCAGAAAAGAAACGCGAAAATGAACCAACTGTTCAAGAAATTGCGGCAGTATTAGATGTACCGAAAGAGGATATTGTCTTTGCGCTTGACGCGATTCAAGATCCAGTATCGTTATTTGAACCGATTTACAATGATGGTGGAGATCCAATCTTTGTTATGGATCAAATTAGCGATGAACGAAACAAGGATGTTAATTGGGTAGAAGAAATTGCACTAAAGGAAGCGATGATTCGTTTAAATGATCGAGAAAAAGTGATTTTGAATATGCGTTTCTTTCAAGGAAAAACACAAATGGAAGTGGCGGATGAAATCGGTATCTCTCAAGCGCAAGTATCAAGGCTTGAAAAAGGTGCTATTCATCAGATGAATAAACATATTGAATCATGA
- the pgeF gene encoding peptidoglycan editing factor PgeF: MKANWQRLSERVEYEEQFNALDEKLFAGFTTRNGGVSEFPYKTLNMGFHVGDTVDAVVQNRERVAKDVGFSLDHWVGSEQVHASVIQEVTKSDRGRGARSLRTAINETDGLYTRETDILLTSLYADCVPLYFYSPKNQIIGLCHAGWKGTVDQIGPKMVSEWVEKHGVQVSDIHILIGPCISQQQYEVDRTVIDRVNEQLPMKHKGIYTPTRADHFQLHLPALNRYLLEQAGILSAHIIESDRCTFSDDAFFSHRQDQGKTGRMMSMIGMKKVVER; this comes from the coding sequence ATGAAAGCAAACTGGCAGCGGTTGTCTGAACGAGTTGAATATGAAGAACAATTTAATGCATTAGACGAGAAGTTGTTTGCTGGTTTCACGACTCGAAATGGCGGCGTTAGCGAATTTCCTTATAAAACGTTAAACATGGGGTTTCATGTAGGGGACACGGTTGATGCTGTTGTGCAAAATCGTGAACGCGTTGCCAAGGATGTAGGTTTTTCTCTTGATCATTGGGTTGGATCTGAACAAGTACATGCTTCAGTCATTCAAGAAGTGACGAAGTCTGATCGAGGTCGAGGTGCACGGTCTCTTCGTACTGCGATAAACGAGACAGATGGACTTTATACAAGAGAAACGGATATATTGCTAACGAGTTTGTATGCTGATTGTGTCCCGCTTTATTTTTATTCACCTAAGAATCAGATCATTGGTTTATGCCACGCCGGTTGGAAAGGTACGGTCGATCAAATTGGACCCAAAATGGTCAGTGAATGGGTAGAGAAACACGGTGTACAAGTGAGTGATATCCATATTCTCATTGGGCCATGTATTTCACAACAACAATATGAAGTGGATCGCACCGTCATAGATCGAGTAAATGAACAGCTGCCTATGAAACATAAAGGCATCTATACACCTACTCGAGCAGATCATTTTCAGCTCCATTTACCTGCCTTAAATCGCTATTTGCTTGAACAGGCAGGGATTCTGTCTGCCCATATTATTGAATCAGATCGTTGTACGTTTAGCGACGATGCCTTCTTTTCTCATCGACAAGATCAAGGGAAAACAGGTAGAATGATGAGTATGATTGGAATGAAGAAGGTGGTTGAACGATGA
- a CDS encoding YggT family protein: protein MELFVNFIFNLIRYLALGYFFAILIYIVMSWVGGRDSAFGEFLGSIVEPYIGIFRNIIPPIGMIDLSPIVAIFLLNLAVRGLGPVQQWIMGLL, encoded by the coding sequence ATGGAATTGTTTGTTAACTTTATATTTAATCTTATACGCTACTTAGCTCTAGGTTACTTTTTTGCCATTTTGATCTATATCGTGATGTCTTGGGTAGGGGGAAGAGATTCCGCTTTCGGTGAATTCCTTGGTAGCATTGTGGAGCCGTACATAGGAATTTTCAGAAATATCATCCCGCCCATTGGCATGATTGATCTATCCCCAATTGTGGCTATTTTTCTTCTGAATCTAGCCGTAAGAGGATTAGGACCAGTTCAGCAATGGATAATGGGCTTATTATAA
- a CDS encoding TraR/DksA C4-type zinc finger protein: MDTSWFKEQLQGRRKELLQHQSSHDRTERQDELSNYDNHPADNATELFEREKDEALFNHAEKALHDIEDALEKIDNGTYGICEKTGAAIPEERLRAYPEARTVASTKQNGIPSDRPVEEDVLGGFEAYNNDHDERETEFDGEDAYQQVARFNDTSVEYEEETGDTDLYGANGVESFEGFLSTGIDGYHGPDSVHVEQNEHYQAYRQRNQ, encoded by the coding sequence GTGGATACATCGTGGTTTAAAGAACAATTACAAGGGAGAAGGAAAGAGCTTCTACAGCATCAATCTTCTCATGATCGTACAGAACGACAAGATGAACTTTCAAATTATGACAATCATCCTGCAGATAACGCAACGGAGTTGTTTGAACGGGAAAAAGATGAGGCTCTATTTAATCACGCTGAAAAAGCGTTACACGATATTGAAGATGCACTTGAAAAAATCGATAATGGCACATATGGCATATGCGAAAAAACAGGAGCGGCTATACCAGAAGAGCGCTTGAGAGCCTATCCTGAAGCAAGGACCGTAGCTTCCACTAAACAAAATGGAATTCCTTCTGATCGACCAGTTGAAGAAGACGTTTTAGGTGGGTTTGAAGCTTATAATAACGATCACGATGAACGGGAAACAGAATTTGATGGAGAGGATGCCTATCAACAAGTAGCACGTTTTAACGATACTTCAGTTGAATATGAGGAGGAAACTGGCGATACAGATTTGTACGGAGCGAACGGCGTTGAGTCTTTTGAAGGGTTTCTTTCAACAGGAATTGACGGCTATCATGGACCGGATAGTGTCCATGTTGAACAAAATGAGCACTATCAAGCCTATCGTCAACGAAATCAATAA
- the lspA gene encoding signal peptidase II — MAYIIAIIIIGFDQLTKWLVVENMMLGERITVMENIFYIFSHRNSGAAFGILQGQMWLFYIITVVMVGVIIYLIQTEAKKHTLLKWALGLILGGAIGNFIDRLFRQEVVDFIDTFGNFPIFNIADSALTVGVGLFLINLLLESRREKKESKN; from the coding sequence ATGGCTTACATAATTGCGATTATTATTATTGGATTCGATCAGTTGACGAAATGGCTTGTCGTTGAAAACATGATGCTTGGTGAACGAATCACCGTTATGGAAAATATCTTTTATATTTTCTCTCATCGAAATTCAGGGGCGGCATTCGGCATTTTACAAGGACAAATGTGGCTGTTTTACATTATTACCGTTGTAATGGTCGGCGTGATTATTTATCTTATCCAAACGGAAGCAAAAAAGCATACATTATTAAAATGGGCGCTGGGGCTTATTTTAGGTGGTGCCATTGGTAATTTTATTGACCGTCTTTTCCGCCAAGAGGTTGTTGATTTCATTGATACATTCGGAAACTTCCCGATCTTTAATATTGCCGATTCTGCTTTAACAGTTGGTGTCGGGTTATTTTTAATCAATTTACTACTTGAATCTAGGCGTGAAAAGAAGGAGAGCAAGAACTAA
- a CDS encoding YggS family pyridoxal phosphate-dependent enzyme — MNPTIEQQYVALKERMERAALRAGRGVDDVHIIAVTKYVSVQTANEAIEAGVTHIGENRLEGLLEKKAAIGNRVTWHFIGSLQSRKVKEVIGNIGVLHSLDRLSLAKEVQKRLVEQDGTLDCFVQVNVSGEASKNGLAPDEVDSFIMALAEYDRIRVIGLMTMAPYTEHAEETRLHFKALKQLQQRIADKEYVHAPCTELSMGMSNDFEVAVEEGATYIRIGTILVGNEQVSE, encoded by the coding sequence ATGAATCCAACGATTGAACAACAATATGTTGCGTTAAAAGAGCGTATGGAGCGAGCTGCGTTGAGAGCAGGAAGAGGAGTAGACGATGTTCATATTATTGCTGTGACGAAATATGTCTCAGTCCAAACAGCCAATGAAGCGATTGAAGCAGGCGTCACTCATATTGGTGAGAATCGCTTAGAAGGCTTGCTTGAAAAAAAAGCAGCTATTGGTAATCGCGTAACATGGCACTTTATTGGGTCGCTACAGTCGCGTAAGGTGAAAGAGGTCATCGGGAACATCGGAGTGCTTCACTCTCTTGATCGGTTAAGTCTTGCAAAAGAAGTGCAAAAGCGTTTGGTCGAACAAGATGGAACACTTGATTGTTTCGTACAAGTAAATGTATCGGGAGAAGCGTCAAAAAATGGACTAGCTCCAGACGAAGTCGATTCGTTTATAATGGCGTTGGCTGAGTATGACCGCATTCGAGTGATTGGATTAATGACAATGGCACCGTATACGGAACATGCAGAAGAAACGCGTCTGCATTTTAAAGCCCTAAAACAACTGCAACAGCGTATTGCTGATAAAGAATATGTACACGCTCCTTGCACAGAGCTATCAATGGGCATGTCAAATGACTTTGAAGTGGCAGTAGAAGAAGGTGCAACGTATATTCGCATTGGAACCATTCTAGTAGGTAATGAGCAAGTGTCCGAATAA
- a CDS encoding YlmC/YmxH family sporulation protein: MIKISELSTKDIVNMENGKRLGHLNDLDINLETGRIEAIIISNQGKMMTFLGNRDAGETVIPWKNIVKIGSDVILVELPERYKQSVTTAEHVMERKDPYS; this comes from the coding sequence GTGATAAAAATATCTGAGCTATCAACTAAAGACATTGTTAATATGGAAAACGGAAAGCGACTTGGACATTTAAATGATTTAGACATTAATTTAGAAACAGGAAGAATTGAAGCGATTATTATCTCAAACCAAGGAAAAATGATGACGTTCTTAGGAAATCGTGATGCAGGAGAAACCGTTATCCCTTGGAAAAATATAGTGAAGATTGGCTCTGACGTCATCCTAGTCGAGCTGCCAGAACGATACAAGCAATCTGTCACAACAGCTGAACATGTAATGGAAAGAAAAGATCCCTATTCGTAA